A DNA window from Helianthus annuus cultivar XRQ/B chromosome 15, HanXRQr2.0-SUNRISE, whole genome shotgun sequence contains the following coding sequences:
- the LOC110913666 gene encoding pollen-specific leucine-rich repeat extensin-like protein 3 — MPPRVRGRGKGSMRGGPSSAGPSHRRTPSASFSTSDSHDMWGQPFEPARHSVSLSSSPSFHPSFGPLIPDEPEHSHHSQQSHHSHESYPSHNSLQSHSFHHSDSLYSSGQFNPADYVNDFLGYNPLGPEDHFSQEMEMDDDPDPEMQTGTPGHPISISSGSPFQGSPYHGPDSFQEKMATYDWFFTPSYHSSPAQPPLEDPQLQAVSPPPLLVEEPPQQPPQPPPEPPRRRRNACMSVRGGPRFSSPHGSSSYPPIPEDPQMGGPSNAAPEANPPQASYAPPEPPMGFDNPIPTYPGPFGYNPYENPSAGYPGQGYQYPPPPPQQLQQQQQTQEILERLDKVENKARKNKERRTSFMKGLANLIKVKKK, encoded by the exons ATGCCTCCAAGAGTAAGAGGACGAGGCAAGGGTTCCATGCGTGGAGGACCGTCATCAGCTGGACCATCACACAGACGCACTCCATCGGCGTCCTTTTCCACCTCCGACTCTCACGACATGTGGGGTCAACCTTTTGAGCCGGCAAGACACTCAGTCTCGCTAAGCTCATCGCCTTCTTTCCACCCGTCCTTTGGGCCACTTATTCCTGATGAGCCCGAACACTCTCACCACTCCCAACAATCTCACCATTCGCACGAGTCTTACCCGTCGCATAACTCTTTGCAATCTCACTCGTTTCATCACTCTGATTCCCTCTATTCCTCGGGACAGTTCAACCCAGCCGATTATGTTAATGATTTTCTTGGCTATAACCCATTGGGCCCTGAGGACCATTTCTCTCAGGAGATGGAAATGGATGATGACCCCGACCCGGAAATGCAAACAGGAACCCCGGGCCACCCTATCAGCATATCTAGTGGGTCTCCGTTTCAGGGATCCCCATACCATGGGCCCGACTCGTTCCAGGAGAAAATGGCTACATATGACTGGTTCTTTACCCCATCTTACCATAGCTCTCCAGCCCAACCACCTTTGGAAGATCCTCAACTTCAAGctgtctcaccaccaccactcctaGTAGAGGAGCCACcacagcagccaccgcagccaccTCCCGAGCCTCCGAGGCGAAGGAGGAACGCATGCATGTCCGTAAGAGGAGGACCCCGTTTCAGTTCTCCTCATGGTTCGAGTTCCTATCCCCCTATTCCAGAGGACCCCCAGATGGGTGGGCCCTCAAACGCGGCACCGGAGGCTAATCCTCCGCAAGCTTCTTATGCACCACCTGAGCCGCctatgggttttgataacccaatcccgaCGTACCCAGGTCCTTTCGGGTACAATCCTTATGAGAACCCATCGG CTGGATACCCGGGTCAGGGTTACCAGTACCCGCCGCCTCCTCCCCAGCAGCTtcagcaacaacaacaaaccCAGGAAATTCTGGAGAGGCTAGATAAGGTTGAGAACAAGGCTAGGAAGAACAAGGAAAGGCGTACTAGCTTCATGAAAGGCCTTGCGAACCTTATCAAAGTGAAGAAGAAGTAG
- the LOC110913667 gene encoding uncharacterized protein LOC110913667, producing the protein MAAAGENRFVQIHEIEELRHDAYESSKLYKERTKTLHDARLKDKKEFRVGDRVLLYNSRLKLFPGKLKSRWSGPYTVLSVFPYGTVEIGHEDGRLFKVNGHRLKAYVGGPVDPSEEVVTLHPKNK; encoded by the coding sequence ATGGCTGCTGCGGGTGAGAACAGGTTTGTGCAGATTCACGAGATTGAGGAGCTTAGGCACGATGCGTATGAAAGCTCCAAGCTGTATAAGGAACGTACTAAGACGCTTCACGATGCCCGCTTGAAGGACAAAAAGGAATTCCGAGTGGGCGATCGTGTGTTGTTGTACAACTCACGTCTCAAGTTGTTTCCTGGTAAGCTCAAATCTCGTTGGTCGGGTCCCTACACTGTACTATCAGTGTTTCCTTATGGGACCGTGGAGATAGGCCATGAGGATGGCCGGTTGTTCAAAGTCAACGGGCATAGGCTAAAGGCTTATGTTGGAGGGCCCGTTGACCCGAGTGAGGAGGTTGTTACCCTCCACCCCAAGAACAAATGA